Proteins encoded within one genomic window of Trichoderma asperellum chromosome 2, complete sequence:
- a CDS encoding uncharacterized protein (EggNog:ENOG41): MTSSLPKSYKAVVLTAPNSGFTIQDVPLKHPSASQVLVKVLACGVCWSDMEVGYGHFGDVFPRTPGHEIVGDIVELGADVKNLSVGQRVGGPWHGGHDGVCRECQRGEFQYCKNEVINGVSRDGGYAEYVLLRAEAVVRIPKEIEPAQAAPLLCAGVTVFNGIRKQRVEQGRLVAVQGLGGLGHLAIQFASKMGYEVAVLSHGDDKAAFAKELGAHHYINTSNADSAAELTKLGGASIIVQTAPNPKVVGALVDGLAPNGKILSLAPVGNVEVSTVTLIMKGASVQGWASGHALDSEETIQFALTHGVKCMVEKYPFSEVEKAVKSLEAGKPRFRNVLVME, translated from the coding sequence ATGACATCCTCCCTCCCCAAGAGCTACAAGGCCGTCGTTCTTACCGCGCCAAACTCCGGCTTCACCATCCAAGATGTGCCCCTGAAGCACCCTTCCGCTAGCCAGGTCCTCGTAAAGGTCCTCGCCTGCGGCGTCTGCTGGTCCGACATGGAGGTTGGCTACGGCCACTTTGGCGACGTCTTCCCGCGCACACCCGGCCACGAAATCGTCGGCGACATTGTCGAGCTCGGCGCCGACGTGAAGAACCTCTCCGTCGGCCAGCGCGTGGGCGGGCCGTGGCACGGCGGGCACGACGGCGTGTGCAGGGAGTGTCAGCGCGGCGAGTTCCAGTACTGCAAGAACGAGGTCATCAACGGCGTCTCGCGGGACGGCGGCTATGCCGAGTACGTGCTGCTGCGAGCCGAGGCCGTCGTCCGGATCCCCAAGGAAATTGAGCCTGCACAGGCGGCGCCTCTGCTGTGCGCCGGAGTCACCGTCTTCAACGGCATCCGCAAGCAGAGAGTCGAGCAGGGCCGGCTAGTCGCCGTGCAGGGCCTCGGCGGCCTGGGCCACTTGGCCATCCAGTTCGCCAGCAAGATGGGCTACGAGGTCGCCGTCCTCTCCCACGGCGACGACAAGGCCGCCTTCGCCAAGGAGCTCGGCGCGCACCACTACATCAACACTTCCAACGCCGATTCCGCCGCCGAACTGACCAAGCTCGGGGGCGCCTCCATCATTGTCCAGACGGCGCCCAACCCCAAGGTGGTCGGCGCTCTTGTGGACGGCCTCGCTCCGAACGGCAAGATCCTGAGTCTTGCGCCCGTCGGCAACGTTGAGGTGAGCACCGTGACGCTGATCATGAAGGGTGCCAGCGTGCAGGGCTGGGCGAGCGGCCATGCGCTGGACAGCGAGGAGACAATTCAGTTTGCCCTGACGCACGGCGTGAAATGCATGGTTGAGAAGTATCCATTCAGCGAGGTCGAAAAGGCGGTTAAGAGCTTGGAAGCTGGCAAGCCGCGGTTTAGGAACGTCTTGGTTATGGAGTGA